CAGCACCTGCCGGTCGACAGCGCGTGGCACAGCGGCGCCGGGGTTCCCACCGACGGCGACTGGGCCGATTTCGAGGCCTTCAGCACGGCGCAGGGGCAAGCCGCCACCGTGCATCTGCTCTCGCACATGGCCCCGGCGCTGCTGCCGGCCCTGAATGCCCGCGGCTACCGGCCGGACTACGTGCTGCACGCCTATACCCACGACCTCGGTGCGCTTCCCGCGGCTCCCAGCTGGCCGGTCCACGAGGACCCGGACCCGGAACACTGGGCCGCGCTCGCCGCGCAGGGCTTCGGGCCAGGCTCGGAAACGATCATGAGGGTGGTCGCGGGGGCCGAGGGCACGCGGCGCTTCGTGGCGACCGTGGACGGGGAGGCGGCAGGCACGGGCGCCTTCGCCCTTGAGGGAGGAGTTG
Above is a genomic segment from Deinococcus sp. Leaf326 containing:
- a CDS encoding GNAT family N-acetyltransferase, which translates into the protein MSEILLRLAQAEAAAHTRFGTSGTVARFGPLVAVASGQHLPVDSAWHSGAGVPTDGDWADFEAFSTAQGQAATVHLLSHMAPALLPALNARGYRPDYVLHAYTHDLGALPAAPSWPVHEDPDPEHWAALAAQGFGPGSETIMRVVAGAEGTRRFVATVDGEAAGTGAFALEGGVAALHGTATRPGFRGRGVQAALLVFRLAQAAQAGADLASVFVTPGSGSERNVGRAGFRLVGMRLTFTRQN